Proteins found in one Mustela lutreola isolate mMusLut2 chromosome 12, mMusLut2.pri, whole genome shotgun sequence genomic segment:
- the NDUFA8 gene encoding NADH dehydrogenase [ubiquinone] 1 alpha subcomplex subunit 8, translating to MPGIVELPTLEDLKVQEVKVSSSVLKAAAHHYGVQCDKPNKEFMLCRWEEKDPRRCLEEGKLVNKCALDFFRQIKLHCAEPFTDYWTCIDYSGLQLFRRCRKQQAKFDECVLDKLGWVRPDLGELSKVTKVKTDRPLPENPYHSRARPEPSPETEGELKPAKHGSRVFFWTM from the exons ATGCCGGGGATAGTGGAGCTGCCTACTCTGGAGGATCTGAAAGTGCAGGAG GTGAAAGTCAGTTCTTCGGTGCTCAAAGCTGCTGCCCATCACTATGGAGTTCAGTGTGATAAGCCCAACAAGGAGTTCATGCTCTGCCGCTGGGAAGAAAAAGACCCCCGGCGGTGTTTAGAGGAAGGCAAGCTCGTCAACAAGTGTGCTCTGGACTTCTTCAG GCAGATAAAGCTTCACTGTGCGGAGCCTTTTACAGACTATTGGACCTGCATTGACTACTCCGGCCTGCAGCTATTTCGTCGCTGCCGCAAACAGCAGGCCAAGTTTGACGAGTGTGTGCTGGACAAGCTGGGATGGGTGCGGCCTGACCTGGGAGAGCTGTCCAAG GTCACCAAAGTGAAAACAGATCGACCTTTACCGGAGAATCCCTATCACTCAAGAGCAAGACCAGAGCCCAGCCCTGAGACTGAAGGGGAGCTGAAGCCTGCCAAACATGGCAGCCGTGTTTTTTTCTGGACCATGTAA